The following nucleotide sequence is from Zingiber officinale cultivar Zhangliang chromosome 10A, Zo_v1.1, whole genome shotgun sequence.
tcttgcaaaaaagcagggtaaggttgtGTACAATGGATCTTTCCCCGGGATCCcgtatagcgggagcttcgtgtacCGAGctgccttttattttcatttcttatcttgtCTTATTTTTGtatatccacacatccaccttagaTCCTCAATTTTACAACTATCATCTCGAGATATAGTTCAACGTTCAGTTTCATATAACATAACATTTATGTTttgtaaaactttcttttaaatcttaGGAATACTTTTCAATCACAAAGAATATCTAACATTCTTCTCTATATCAACCATCATATTTGTATtttatataagacatctctctcaaccCCTCTATTTCTCTtgcaaaaataatcttaaaactTTCAGTTACAAACAacttgtcattttctattttaataattatttattttatgtctaatatcgctaaacttaaatttcattttttatgtCTTTACTTTACTAAGTCAAAAACTTTTCACTTctagtattttttttgttaagatttgagtttaacatttactctttcatgtttttaggatttaccaaaacaatatcatttacaaACAACATAGCGTATCTTGGATGTGTCTAGTGAATTCGTTCatgattaatgtaaaaagatagggatttaaaattgatttttgatgtaATCCTATCCTTTTAAGAAACACTTCAATTAATTCTCTTAAAGTCTTCACTCTTGGCACATTTTTATACATATCTATAATTAGTTCAATAGACGTTATAGTAACATCTCTTTTATAATTCCTCTTAGGAATCACAAGGTTTTTTTAGGTCGACGAATATCACTTGTAACTTTTGCTTCTGTTCCTTATACTTTCAATTAGTTAAAGATAGACAAAAGTGAGatggaaaaaaggaaaaaaatgaattTGTCAATATGTCCAAGCaaagaagaggagaggatgaAGGAGTTTAATTCTATCCAGGGAAAAATGTTTGGCCCTCTAATGAATGCAACATAAGCAAgggatattttcttttgtttgagTTTCATCCAAATAGATAATATGGATGGAAGTTGGccagaggaaaaaaaataatttgttttttttcaaataaattatttttcttctctcttaTTTCCTTCCTTTAAAGTAAATACAGCATAAAGTAATTTCATCTCAGCTAGACTCTTGTGGTTCTTTTTAATGTTATATAAACAAAACATTGATCTTGCAGGTATCTTTTCGCACAAAAGTCTATCATCCAAATATTAACAGTAATGGCAGCATCTGCCTTGACATCCTGAAGGAGCAATGGAGCCCTGCTTTGACAATATCGAAGGTTAATATTTCTTGGTTTTTTTATTCCATCAAAGTTCAacttatgatatttattttcagatTCATTTTAAAATATTCCAAATAATCATTTCTTTGTCCATTATTACTTTTCTTAAGTCTATATATTGATATGTGTTGCCAAATCTTAGGGTTGATAAATGCTGACACGACCTGTGTAGTTACATTGCATGATCAAATTTTATGCATTTGAGTTTGTGTTGAATTTGGGGCATGAATAACTTGATTATAATCTGCAAATGAATGGGTTGAATTGAGTCATAAACAGATCAACCCATTTATGATCCATTCATAACTATTTAATTAGTTATTTAGGAATAATCTGTATAATTAAAAATAGTTAGTATGCTATTTGTTTTTTTAGTTTGTTCGAGTTTGTTGAATGAATACTATCTGTCAACCCATTTGTAACTTGTTTAATTATATGGGTCATAAAAAAATTGTAGATAGGTGAACGTATTTATAACTGGTGGTGTTTGGGGTTATAGTTTTTGTCTCCATTTGTTAAACATATTTGGGTGTAGATTGAATGGGTTGCAGGGCAGCTGAACATGACCAATTTATAACCCGCCAATTTGAATTGTCATTCCTACCAAATTTTATTTGTGCATGTTACATATCTTTATCTATAGAACATTTTAGTATCCAGAATGTAGACTAGGGATTAatgattttgtttttctttttcaaatattaACTCTCTATAGATGGTTTAATGGTTGTGAGAATTGCAAAGATTAGTAGTTGAAGAGGTCTCTATATAATTATAGGAAATTGACCTCATCTCACTACCCTCTAAAAGTTTGCGGATCATGCTTTTGATTGCTATTTTCTGATAAGTTTGCGGATCGTGATAAAGGATActgaagtgcacaagtgttgcttaattttctctcttcctcttgataaATAAAGCTAACTGTCACTCCAAACTCAAAATGTTCAGGTTCTGTTGTCCATATGCTCGCTCCTCACAGATCCTAATCCTGATGATCCTCTTGTTCCCGAGATCGCCCACATTTACAAGATTGATCGAGCCAAGTACGAGACCACTGCCAGGTCATGGACTCAGAAATATGCCATGGGATAAAGATGTGTGTTTTTTCAGAAATAAGAAGTGAatcaaattttgatttatttcgtGGAGTTCCTTGACTACTATTGATATTTTGAAGTATTCTTGAGATGTCCAAATTTAGAACCAATATCAGTATGGAATGTTTAGATATGTCGCACCTCCGGGCTATTGAATATGTAATGTCGAACACCAGACGCTCCGTATAGATGGCAAAGAAGTATCTGTGTTTTTGTTTCATTTCATTTGAAGTCCTTCATTCTATTTTGATCAAAGTGCAGGAAAAGAGACGGGGGATTCACCGCCAGAAAAGCGACGGGGAATCCTCTTTTgatcaaaggaagaagaaaagccgAAATGAACGTAATAAAGATGACTGCAAGAAAGTTGTCCGTTCGGTCACTCAACTGATGTTCGCCTCAACCTTTTGGGCCGTTCGATTGGCACAAAATGAAACAATATGGCCCAATGCGGCATCACCTTTCTTATCGCTTCTCATCTACCTTTTCTAAAAGTACGCACTTTTAATTGGAAGAGTTTCCAATTAAATAAGgtcgaaaatgaaaaaaaaaggtgcttttatttattagaatcattatatatatatatatatatatatatatcaaagttaaaataataatcattgtATTtaacatctattttttttttttttgtcattgttTTTAGAATGTAATACTCATCCATAATGGAACAATATCGTGGACTTTTTTGTCGGGACTCAAATAAAATATGCATTTttatttaagaattttttaattttttttttaaaaaaataataaaaaaatcaaggCACTTAGATAAATCCTAGGTgtcttaattaaaaaataaataaataaataaattgaggTGCATGGATCAATTCCAAACATCTCAACCAAGTTGTCGCGGACTGTTCCATAATGAACGGTCCACAGGATAacaagactatatatatatatatatatatatatgtatatatagcaTACCTGTTCGGTGAGCCACTCAGAATGAATTTGGGTGTCTGGACCATTATTGGGCGCCCTGAGTGGCCGAAATCCACTTGGGTCATCCGAAAGCGGTCCGGACATCTGGATTCACTCTGAGTGGTCCGAACAACAACCGTGCACGATGAGTTATATATTCTGacaacatatctatatatatatatatattttgatatgtATATATTGATATGTTGTCAGAATATATAACTCATCGTGCACGGTTGTTGTGCGTGACTGAGTGAGTAGGGAGGCTAAGTATGTGGAGTGCTCGGAATGTGTTAGAGTGCTCGGACGTGCACTTAGTCACGGACGAAGTTAGGTAACATTTCGCTGCACAACCCTACAGACCCAAGGCACCTGGATTGAATCCAGGCGCCCTGAgtcaaatcaaaatttttttagggtatattatatatatttaggatacgagattttaggatttaggagtTAAGTTATAATGAGTTTGAGTCAATAAGATTTTCCATCTAGGGTTCAGGTTTCCCTCTTGATTTATAGAGTTCaagattaaaatttttagatactCATAAGGTATATTATATGGATTTAGGGTTCAAGATTTAGGAGTTAAGTTATACTGAGTTTGAGTCAATAAGATTTTTCCTCTAGGGTTCAAGTTTCCCTCTTGATTTATAGTattaaagattaaaaattttagatactcaCAGGGTATGCACCCAACCTACGCGATAGAGGGGGTAGTGGGCCCCACATGGGCCACCCCCTTGTTACGTATGTTAGGCCTACACGGGAGACATCCAACATATCACTTTTACTTTGCACATCCATCTATAAGGACATCTATAATGGGATGTTAAATGAACATTATAATGTCCATTTAACACCGCTCTCTATTGTGAATAGGTATTATAATGCACACTTACAAGAGAGAGAGGGG
It contains:
- the LOC122027330 gene encoding ubiquitin-conjugating enzyme E2-17 kDa-like, which encodes MASKRIQKELRDLEKDPPVSCSAGPVGEDMFHWQATIMGPSESPFAGGIFLVNIHFPPDYPFKPPKVSFRTKVYHPNINSNGSICLDILKEQWSPALTISKVLLSICSLLTDPNPDDPLVPEIAHIYKIDRAKYETTARSWTQKYAMG